From Natator depressus isolate rNatDep1 chromosome 7, rNatDep2.hap1, whole genome shotgun sequence, the proteins below share one genomic window:
- the ARPC4 gene encoding actin-related protein 2/3 complex subunit 4, whose amino-acid sequence MTATLRPYLNAVRATLQAALCLENFSSQVVERHNKPEVEVRSSKELLLQPVIISRNEKEKVLIEGSINSVRVSIAVKQADEIEKILCHKFMRFMMMRAENFFILRRKPVEGYDISFLITNFHTEQMYKHKLVDFVIHFMEEIDKEISEMKLSVNARARIVAEEFLKNF is encoded by the exons aCCGCCACCCTGCGCCCCTACCTGAACGCGGTGCGCGCCACGCTGCAGGCTGCCCTGTGCCTGGAGAACTTCTCCTCCCAGGTGGTGGAGCGACACAACAAGCCGGAGGTGGAAGTCAG GAGTAGCAAAGAGCTGCTGTTGCAGCCAGTGATCATCAGCAGGAATGAGAAAGAGAAGGTTCTGATCGAGGGGTCCATCAACTCCGTGAGAGTCAGCATTGCAGTGAAACAG gCAGACGAGATTGAGAAGATCCTGTGCCACAAATTCATGCGCTTCATGATGATGAGGGCTGAGAACTTCTTCATCCTGCGCCGGAAACCCGTGGAG GGCTATGACATCAGCTTCCTGATCACAAACTTCCACACGGAGCAGATGTACAAGCACAAGCTAGTGGATTTTGTGATCCACTTCATGGAAGAGATTGACAAGGAGATCAGTGAGATGAAGCTGTCCGTCAACGCCAGGGCTCGCATCGTTGCTGAGGAGTTCCTCAAGAAT TTTTAG